Genomic segment of Eupeodes corollae chromosome 2, idEupCoro1.1, whole genome shotgun sequence:
AGCAATTGCTCTGGCGCGATATTTGTTCCACCATCGGTTGGCAAAGCATACTACAACAGGCTTGTCACCAGCTTCAGAGATGTTTAAGCAGAGGTTACATATGAGATTGGATCTTTTAAGGCCAGAAGTTAACGGCAGCGTTAAAACACTGACAAATTACGAGGACAAGCCAATACAACGTGATCGCAAAATGTTTGTTGAAGGTGAGCCAGCATTGGTCAAAGATCGAAGCGGCAAAATGTGGTCGGTAGCAGTCGTGGAAAAGAAGGTTGGAAAGGAGACTTATTTGATAACTACTGATGTTAATCACGTTTGGAAAAGACATTTGAACCAGATGAAGAAGTTTTCTGAAAAGATAATTTCCAAGACAGAAGCAAAGTCCGAGCAAAGAAACACAGATTTGGATCACGTACTCGTCAGATAACAGGCAATAAGATATAGGCTCTTATTACGAGAAGCGAATCGAACGTTCGACTTAAAGCGAACGTTTGATAAATCCAATATATAGCAAAATTAAGATGGGTGAATTTCGACCTTTAAAGGGGTTAACATCTCTGTTTCCAAACAAGTTGGCTTTTgaaatgaatattgaaatggtATTCACGAAAtgagtgatttcaaaaacgttcgtTTTCAGTCGCAAGTTCAATTCGCTTCTCGTAATAAGGGCTATAAACCTACACTTCGACAATATGAGCTAAGGCGTCGCAGTCGATTAAACAAGGCAAGGAGATATCCGAATTAGGGAAAGGAAATGTTATATAGTGGCAACACTAAGTATAAATGAAGTATATATTGAATTCTCTTTTCATTTACATAATATAGTTACGTACAAGCATAAGTAGTCTGCATACTCCGCATTTACACTAAAAccaatgttataaaaatatatttaaccaTGTCACCGGATTTTCCAATGGTATCGCCTCTAGTCTAATCCCAAATAAAATCACATAGCATAGTTTTGTAGTTCTTTGGGATTCGATTTCGATCTAAAACCTCTAACAGATTCTGTATGGATGACCCTTAACTGTtcccataaaaataaataaataaataggcctagtgactaacaactctaaaccattcctttgtgcaattcatgtcaggaatggagttgacctacagttttttgtggaatctgaacggctaagtTGAGAAAGCCCTTTTgaaaacaagaattactcttagtgGGGCAGTACCGTGACACACCATTGCACTAGCTATCATACAACCGGTGTTACACCTGGTCCATGTGTCAAAATACCCATTTTCAAGCAAATACTACTCAGAATGTTGGAGCATTACATTTTCCATAACATACGATCAAATTTTTAGATTCCTAGAGTTTTAAATGTTGATGTAGAAATTCGAAAAAGCAATGAAAAATTGCACCAAATAGATAGACCTAGACTTTAGAACTTTTTATAGAGGACTCAACTCACTCCACTGAATCTAAAGTATTGCaatgaaagaaaacatttaattttaccaTTATATActttatttactatttattcGTGAAAATGTTATAACAATGCACCGGTATTCGGCACTGGATGATATCTCCTACAACTCCTGTCGTTGGCAAAAATCAAAGGATTTGCCATTAAATTCTAGATTTTAGAAACTcccattattataaaaaaaatgtacattggaATTCTTACCtttttggtgattttttttttttcagaaatactaCAAAATAATTCGGGATTTCATTACGGATAATATTTCAGAAAAGCGCCTGTGAAGCGTTTTTTCGTTCACGTAAGGGTCTACGAGCtgattaatataaacaaaagtcCTAAGTAGTTCCAGAGAGAATGTGTTCTCCAAGTTGATATAAACACATCTGAAGATTTGAGGAGTAGCAAATCAGTAAAACCTAAATTCGAAAACCAAGCATAATATTTTGGGAGTACATTTTTGACGTACTGGGAGACCATTTAAgataaagaaacaaatatttttcgaaaattctagCTAAATCCCTTTTACGAGTGGGATAGTTAAATATCATCAGTTATTATCTAGAGTAGAATAGAAAAAAGCTCTTACCGAACTTTTACTTTAACGAGATCGTCATAGTGCTCTTTGGATATATGTGTGTACCTAAATAAGTGAAAAACctaatacaaacttttttttcacttcCCTTCATTAGCCGCATGAGATtgctaatttttgtattcaggtgatgatttaaacaaaaaaaacttaataaataaatgctgCGAACtataataagaaagaaaaactaccaaggttatgtttttgtcttcattttacaataaaattttactttaacttcagaattttacattgtttttgttttgttttttaattctttaattaattaattactaCTTACActacttaaataatttgaatttaaagtacGAACCTGCTACCATAAACGATGTAAATGTAAATTTCGCGAAAGAACTGAACGAACGTCATTTGTAAATCTTAAAGCGTCCAAAAGTGGTAATAACGATAACAACGCAACATCCATTGGATCTGAGAACCAGCTTTTTATTGGTATTGCATTGTTTGGAAAACAACGATATGCTCCTGGTGAATTGTCTATGATAAATATCTAAAAGCAAATATTCTCAAATaagtataaaaaacaaaagcaactgaTAAAATCATAATATGTACCTTATTTAAATCGTTACATATAGCTGACAGGTCTTTGGTATATGAACCAAAATCAGGTGTACAATGTTGTCGATAGTATCTCCGGCGAAGTATATTGCGGCCATTGTCTAATTTATCGGCAACAGCTGCACCATAAATTTCCATACTTGCTGTAAATATCACTAAATCATACCACTGTGACAcctattgtaaatatttaaacattaatttttaaagaagttaaTCTTTTGTGATGTAAAATTACTTACCACATCGAGAAAAAAGTCCACATGTGGCCTTTTGTGCACAAAAAATCGAACCGGATGCCTGTCAATTGTTACTTTAACTGTGAAATCGTGCGGTGTTCCTGGCTTGACTGTATTTCTTGGCATAGCATTATGATGCGAGTGTATCAGAGTTTCATCCAGATCAAGTACTAGGGTTTTCCTTTGGACAATACTGAGACGATGCCGCGACACCGGCGATAGTGGGAAGAGCTCATACTTCACTGGTTGATACTGTACAAACTAAAGAGGCTCATATCAGATTTTTaagaatatgtattttttataattattattgttgcaACATTCATtcaattgtataaataaatagaggtttttataaaaaatcttataacaatattgagaaattaaaatatacctaCTATCCCGTGACCAATCTGATATTAAGAATAATAGATAGAAAAAAGGGGAAATTGCTCCCTCCTAATGATAATATTTGTCATGAAATTTCAAGTTAGTAAAAAGTGGTATTATTAGTCTTTTTTCTTATTGTGACCTTTGAATCGGTCGAATTAACTGAAAGGATAAGTAACTGCAACTTCTTTGTATCTATTACTCATTTCTGTCTAGGTTTGTTATGTTTTCTACCTGCCTTAGAGTAAGCTTTAAAAATCCACATTCTAATctcaaaaaagtattaatttagaTATTGattaagtagaaaaaaaaatcaatttgatacAGAAATTCCGTTTTATGTACCTTGGCCTTTAGTCTAAACCCATTAATTGGTTTCTCAGAACTAAGAAGTTAATGTTTTGAGGGTACACCCCTATAAACGATTGaatttctgttatttttgacttttaaacTTAAGTTCTGCGTttcttatatttcaaaacaaaaattggaacataaagttttcaattcaattgaaaaacataaacacagctggtcaaaaaaataggtgtgagaatttttttgatATGCATTCTTGACTTGTTGCTTGTTGCTGATTAGCGGTTGTTTTGAATGCAAGCAATAcaaccaaattttttttaaaagaaagaacaGTTATTCTCTCTTTGAGGGTGCTAAACTTTTTGCATTTAAGTAATGTAATGCtaagcaaataaattatttgaaataagatTCTGTGTGTTCTAGAAGTTGGCCATAAAAATAGGTGTGCTCCAAATAAAATCCAAGCTTCttataatattctttattttatggcATGAACTCTTGAGGTGGgttgtttaaaatcatttttttagctTCAAACAATAGTTTTTCATTCATAGCTGTTTGAATATGGGTCGTAAAGTCCACTACTCGCCAGAGGAAGGAAATTAGTTCGTCGACTTAGAGATGAGGGCAAGACCTACAAATTTATTGCGGAGGTCCTAGGCagatctcaaaatttaataacaaatgctCAGAAAGCCCAGAGAAATACGCGAAAAAACGGACGAAAACAACATCAGCTACCACTGACCGCCTAATACTATTTCTAGCTAAATCTAATCCTTTTATTTAGTCAAGGACTATAGGTGCTCAAATTGATAATGCCGTCAGTGCACGCTCTAAAGAAGGCTTAAGAACTCGAATATCCCTGGAAGAATCACCGGCAAAGTTACATTTCTTAGGGCTAGCAATATAAGGTCCAGAAAAAGATTTGCCTTAAACCATGCTAATTGGAACGAACAAGATGGCGTACAAAAATGGCGAAATATCTTGTGGAGTGatgaaacaaaagtaaatttgtttttatcggaTTCTGGGCTCGATTTAAGGCGACCAAAAGGTAGGGACTACCACCCCCGCTATACGCCGAAAACTATTTATTAAACACGCAAGAGGGAATATAATGGTGTGGGGCTGTTTTTCCTGGTACGGTGTAGGCCCTATATTCCGTTTGAATAACATCTTAACAAAATACAGATATAGTGATATTTTGGAAGATGTCATGTTACCGTTTTCTGAGGAAGACTTGCCCCTGCGCTGGTACTTTCACCAAAAAAACAATCGTAGACATACCGCAGGTCTTGTGAAAGATTGGTTTGGAGAGAAACAAGTATCCGTCAAGTATCAAGCATCCGTCCCATGGCCAAGACAATCACCTGATCTTAATCCTATTGATCAatatttcactaaaaaaaaaacaaattgtgggAAGTGGTTCAAAGAGAATGGTATTCCATACCCCAGCAAACATGCCGAAAGTTAATAGAGTCAATGCCGTGACgacttaaaaaagttttggatAATAATGGAAGATACTTACTCGTAGGTTATtaaagtaagtaaaacaaaaattgggataagatacagaaattattgttaaaaacgaTAATATTACTAATTTAAGAGGACGCACCTATTTTTTTGACCAGCTGTGTATATTGCACTGATGATCACATTACTTGGAGACAGAGAAATAGCGCACAAACCAACAAtcaggaaaaacaaaaaaaggtcaaagtaaagaattcttaaaatttactaGGTTGGTACTATGTAAATTTTTGAAGGAGCTTCGCATCTTCTTGGTAAACATGCTACTTACATTTGTTATCTGCTTTGTGGGGTAAACTACCGAAATTCTTTTATTTGGATCCAAGGatcgtttgaatttttgaattttgtttgccaAAGTAGGGACTTGGTGCTGATCAGctgagaaaatcaattttttcgtCCGAAATCTGATCTTTTACGACATTTGAAGCATATTTGGGGCTATTGTCAACCATAAATATCCATTTAAAGGGCATACATAAAAGGCAATATTGTTCAATAGTATTCCTTAATATACATAGCAAGATACGAGATTGGACCCATTCCATACAAGGAAATAGAAATCAAACATTAAATCTCCCCCTCTATGTTTTACCGCCTTAAGAGTATACTCAAGATGTTAATAGGTACCTACTTCGGACAATGTTTTTAATCACTCAAGAGTACTCACTTCTAAAACTGCATATTTTTGTTCAGATGCTTCCTAATAAATATTATGCGATCTCGTAATGTTTTTTCTCGCCGCATCCGGCTTAAGCGTATAAACAGCTTTGTGTGAAATTattcaaacttaatttcttgtttatttaaaattttgtaccaAATATTTGCGAGGCGTGTTTGGAAATTTCGtatcataattttttaacagtGCAATGAACTTTACAGATCATAAATAGATAAAGATAACGATACTCTTTACATTTGATTCTCTCCAATAGTTGGTCTAGAGAAAACTAACGGGAGAAGCTAAAAGTAGACAACTTGAGATTTTAAGTTTATCTTTTCGCGgacgtttattattttaaatagaatgaatacaattttttaactgtGATGAGTTTGGCCTCATCAAACCGAATTTAgtgatttttgttcaaatatgCCAAAGTTTGAAActgcatttgtttttgataactttaataTGTTATgtccatacaaaaaaattataactttcaCATTTATcaaactatacaaaataaaactttttcgaaacgtcggaaaaaagaaattaaaaattctaaacaaatttaaagggaAAATTTCCGAAAAGttgtatctatttaaaaaagcttaaaataagcaaaaaaaaacaaaattaggtcctatttttatttggaaaattttttttttttcgttcatttcGTTCGTTTTATGTTCATACATTTCTGCTTAACAATCTGCAGCTCAAACTGATTAATAGGAAAGTGAATTTTGTATGCTACTGCTGTTAActtaaattacaagaaaaattgttggtttgaattttggaaaaagaaactGAATGAAAACTACGGTAATTTCAATTAGTTCATCACTCATCAGACCTCTCTCTCAGATctcttataattttcaaaagaataaattttaGCATTGGAAGAAAGTCCTATAACTGGAATCAACGTTCACTCAGATAACTAAAAAATATCTGCTTCCTCTGGCTTAGAGGACCTTCTGTTTAGTAAAAAGAAATTAGAAAGCCAttttgaaaaccgaaaaaatctGATAAATTTCATCGACGCAAACGTTGGAAAGTTTTTTATATAGAGTTTAGAATTATAAACTCATCCCCATAATAGCTCtataactaaaaataattccaaaacaAGAACAAAGTGAGGGGTGAAGGCCtccttatatttttgtattgtttactATAACATTCAAGTTTAAGCCATTTTTATCCACATAAATTAAAGCTAgtcctaggttaggttaggttaggttaggttaaagtggctgcgcaTTCAGAATCCACatacttaggccaaaagaaaagacccattgtgataccacatgaatatagagaattacttcttagttgtcgaaccattttgagctttttataaagcgtaGAAGTTAGCTAGTTCACTTgaattatcaaaagagtagtctcccagataaAGTTTgtgtcttagtgaaagagcagggcaagtgtagagaaagggaaagattctttgctcttcttcctcgtccatacagctcctgcagaagtcatttgaggctacaccaagtcgtattgcgtgtctgccagTGTctcgtaaggacacctattagggagctaatttgaagtctgctttgagataacaagtttttagagcgctttaggtccagtgaaggccatattaGTTTTGTGGCTgagcatgttggtaaattgtgtcacctagagtttgttatcctaaaagctgtttcttttagcagaagtttacatgtagctatcggtatacatATCTTCttcctttcaggtgaaataggtatgacggttccatttttagcgagttcatcggctctaaaATTTCCTGTGTGtatctgtggcccggcacccaacagaggtgaatgttaaattgctgcgtcatctccataagagatgatcgacactCGAgagccgtttgagatttggttgagacaccgtcagaGTTAAGCTAGACCTAGAAAAATGGGATAgagttattttgaaaagtatttgaCTGGAAACCAGTTTTTGATGTGCTTTGCTTTTATCACCCAAAAACCtagcttttactttttttatatatttacaaagccctttgaataaaagtttttgaatttcaatgtatcgaaaaaatcggggattaaataaatcttatacctacaatgttttaaaattgattcaaaatctTACAAACGATCTGATTTAAATTATCAATGGGTAATTTGTGACTGTTTATAGAACGAGTTTGCTCAGGTAAAATAGTTAAGCTCATCAGCTTCACTTACTCCTTGTGACCAAGGGATTAGACTAACGTTTCATTAATTTGGGTTACTCTTCTTATCCTCTTGGAAAGCTTTCGTGTTGAATGGGTTTTCCAAAAGTGACGCTGAGGGTGAATATCACTTTTATTAGCGGACAAGGACAGTCGGTTATAGACATATGTGCTGTATCTGGCTAATGGTTGATATCGATTGAAGGTTTTCAGGTTCTGGCTGCGACTTTTTCTGCTCATTTACCCATTGCAGTGAAAGCTACTTTCTCTAAAGGAACTCGAAATATCGCAAACATTTAACGTTGCAAATATATGGTTTGACAAGGACTGCGTAAAGCTACGTGAGATCTACTAAcgctgatttttttaaaaaccagtaCTTACATTTTAATAAGGAATATAAACAGCTTTGTTcctaaaaaaagacaaaaaagacTGAATATCTTTAAACTACTGCAAAAAACTTAGTACACTGCAGAAACATTTTGGAATAATGTAAGATAATTAGGAGGGCGTAAACATACTCCTTCGAATGATAATGCTGTTGATCGAACGGCAAGGACTGCGTAAAGCTAAGTGAGATCTACTAAcgctgattttttttaaaaaccagtaCTTACATTTTAATAAGGAATATAAAAAGCTTTGTTCCTAAAAAAAGACTGAATATCTTTTAATTACTGAAAAAAACTTAGTGCTTTGCAGAGACTCTAAAACAGTTTGGAATAACGTGAGATAGTTAGGAGGGCGTAAACATACTCCTTCGAATGATAATGCTCTCGGAGCTGAGCTTTTGGTAGATTACTTCAAAGGATTGTTATCAGCAGATGTGTCTCTTTTATCGTTTAGTTACGCCATGCCAAAAAAACCATTTTCCTTCATTAAACTAGaaagagttttgaaaacaatgaagaacaacaaagcaCCGGGTGTTGATGGAATCCCAAcggaattttacaaatattctaCTGCTTACTTCAAGAACTACTTGGGGACTGGTTCAACCAACTTTATAATGATGCTTGCATACCCATTTGCTTTAACACAGCCATTATTTACGCTATTTTCTAGGGAGGTGAAAGGAGTCTTGCCGAAAACTATAGAGGCATATCTATTCTTAactctttaagaaaaattttaaactctATTCTTTACGAGAGGCTTACGACATGGATAGACACAAACAACCGCTTAAGTATCTTCCAAGCTGGGTTTCGATCCGGTTTCTCAACGgtagaccaaatttttgcactAACAAGCCTAGCAAGACAACATTTGGAGACAAAGAAAAAGCTTTACAGCTGCTTTATTGACTTCAATGCTGCTTTTGATACGGTCAATCGACAAGCATTGATTTACAAACTATCTTCTCttggtttttctaaaaaaatgtttacttttttattcaaactttctgaGTTGAACGAAAGCCTTAGTAGGGGTGGCAACAACTTAAAGTTTTGAGACAGCGGCGggagttccccaaggatgtatTCTAAGTCCTATTTTGTTTGCACTTTATATTGATGCGGTTTGTGAAATAGTACCTTTGATTAAAGTTTTACTATATGCAGATGATCTGGTACGTTTGGGGAAAAACCCATTTTCTTTACAACTGCAAATCAATAGACTTAAAGAATATTGCGAAACTTTTAGCAATCATGCGAAAGAGAAAACTAGGAAAGCCAAACTGGCCCTAAACCTGATGTGGCCCAATTTTTTTTAGCAACCAACTTATGGACCTCTCTTCAAAGTACAGAGTCTTCAATGCACCAATAAATACTTGCTTATGTTACGGTGTCCAAGCCTTTGAATACGCTCAAATGGAGGAATTTGAGACTTTAAAAAGATACTTTTTGAACTGCCTAACGCTACACCTACATACATGTCGAATCGGGAATAGCACCGATATATATTCAGAATCTGAAACAGCATTCTGACTATTTAGCTAAGGttataaaaagagaaaatgGTCTTCATAAGACGATGTTGATAAGACTGCCCCGTACAAATGCATCTCGCTTCAGAGAATGGAACGCGCTTGCTGCAGGAGTTGATATAGTACTCTCCTTAAGGGAAAATAATGTAGAGGAATGGCAAAATATGTTCGCGATTTTGATAGCTAAAATTATACAAGCGTATTATcaacttcaaactatttttgtaatgaaatgaCTCCGGAAGCTATCAGCACAATTTTTAAAGCTAAAGTCGGGATCCTTAATCTCTACTTTGTCCCCCATAGATCGGACCTCTCACAAATTTGCACTCATTGCAAAAGAAGAGAATTGAAGGATATAAATCATTTCATAGCagtttgtccaatattacaAGAGCTTTTTGTCTATGGACCAACTTATTGGCATTCTTAACGGGCTGAGTTGTTGGACGAatctatttaaattttgcaaacagGCTTTAGCTTATAGAAGTAGCTTTTGAGCGGTCATGTATCCAGTTATGGCGAttgagaatttaatattttttgtgtttcaaatcacggcAAAATTGAACTTGTTTTCAAATgctaaaattctttttaaaaatgggaaagtttatttaaaaaagatattgtgtttcaaatcacggcaaaattaatgttttaagtctcgaatcactaaaaaattgaacttgttttcaaatactaaaattcttttaaaaaatgggaaagtttattttaaagattttgtgtttcaaatcacggcaaaattgatgttttagTCTCAAATCACTGAGaatgtaaaaatgaaaaaaaaaaaaatagagctatttaaactcatattttttgtgtttaaaatcttttcaaaattgtatacatatcTTTAAggattataaaataattcaaaattgttttatttatctttttttataaatatataagttaataaattatttatccgttatctttcaaaattgttaagaaaaatcactaaaaaatacGGCAACAACGCCATGTccttatatatttttagtttaaattaatgtaattttattatcgaaataaagaatttaatctaatctattctactcttcttcttcttaaacTAAAcatgtacagttgtgttcataaaaatagcagtgctgatCACATTTTAtaagattgtcaattattttaagaacggaaatttttacaaaaaaaattaacatgttgcttgcatctaacggtctttcgttttcatattagagactttaagcttaaagttatactctacttttcccggtgaacacacattattccaaactctctggatatagagagggttcataaaaatagcagtgcttttgattttataaataagaaggttaaaaattcaattttgttttaattttcggtaagtaaatattttactattttaattttaagtatttttaacatactagtatataaaaaatattaacttaaaaataaacaatgggacggtcaagacactgcaccgaaacaattcaaaaactgcgtttggagggaaaaacctaccaaaatattccagACATCCTAAGCTGCTCAGCAATAATGGTAAtggtaacgccttaaaatggcaaaataaaccaaaaacgtGAGGCCCTAAAATGAAGCATACGAACCACGGTGCACTattaaaacagtgaagcatggtggagggaAAATTATGATATCGGCTTACTTTTCATATTATTAGGTAGGGCCTAATAATCCCATCGGGGGTATAAGAGAAGCAACCAAGTATGTGCAAATtgtcgaggaggttatgttacttTGTGCTGAAGAGTAAATGTAGTtagtttgggtataccaacaaggcTATCACCCAAATCACGTCAAAAAAGGCTAAATCATGATTTCAGCAGAAAAAGTTATCCGTTATAGAGTGTATCGCTCAATCctccgaccttaaccccatcaaACATTTGTGgcgggatgttaagaacgcagttcataaagcaaaacccaagaattcgaaaaaaattgtgggaagcagtgcgtgattcttggaacgcaataccagtcggtAAGTGttaggttttagtggactcgatgccacgtagatgcaaagcatcataaaaaaaattgttatgcaacaaagaactaattgtaagctaacattatttttatactttcatataacttattacagtttttcttacttcttacgtaataaaTCCAGtgctttgtcatgcactgctatttttatgaacagccatatatttaaaaaatggtgttttttctatgacaaagctaacggtaaaaattCGATAGTAcgtattttctgttattatgaataaaatattttagtttgttgttagaagtttaatgaaatatattataacgttgaaattgaaggcctttttgttttatttggagagcactgctatttttatgaacacaactgtaagtttagttttgttagtagACTGACTTacagaagatttttttttaaatagaatttaaaaaatgtatacaacatattgttaatataataaataatttttacgatgaatttttattaaagttgcaattcaaaagtttattcttttgctaaaataataatattctatGACCAAGTACGTACGACCTTATCATgtctttaattatttgtaagtTGCCAAGACATCCCTATTGTTTATTAACGAAAACAAAAGACAATGAATAGTTAATTAATGTGAATGTAGAGTTGTATTTCCACATTTAAGAAGTATACAAAGATTTCTATGCTTTCTATCATTCTCGAATTTTGTCAAGATATTTATCTTTAATCTATTAATCACTCCAAaagtcaatacaaatttgttgaatATCTTTTAGAAcaatagcaaataaaaaaaaacccagtgtttaaaaaaaaaaatgatttaatcacAGAAGAATAGTCATATATCGAGCACTTCAAACGTAGTAATATGCTTCGTTatgcattttttgtataaaaagaacaaactatcgacagaaaaaaaaatttcaattgtacGTTCcctatatttgaattaaaacctcagaagatttaaacaaaatatacaatctTGTTGGcaggtaggtacctacatatatctaGTGAATAATAAATCCTATAGATTGCCTTAACCAGAATTGCAATAATTAAAAcgttatacctacctacctattcaGTTATAGAAATACGCAATCTAATCAAAAACAGGCGTTTGGCTATCAATATTCTCCTATCCCGCGCTTTATCAGTTCAGACTACTTTATTATCATCGAATTGTgtataaattacattttatcaCATTAAACCCAATCAAAAGCCTACATTTAGCAATTTCCTATATTCTTAGTAGCGAAACTTATcaaaagctaaaataaaaacatagatctacaactatttaaaaaagaaaacataacccCTCCATTTATATTTGCTCAAGGACATTGCTGCAggagtttatacatttttctaggTTGAAACGCGGCGGCGGCAATACAAAACTATGCATACTTTTAtctattatttatgaaaaaccaTCAACCTCTTAACTCATGGTCACGGTTCATGGTACACGGTACACACAAACAACAAGTCATAAATTTGCAACCTATgtacattataatttaaaacaacaacaaaaa
This window contains:
- the LOC129946506 gene encoding CTD nuclear envelope phosphatase 1 homolog isoform X1 encodes the protein MLSLLQMKFRAFLVVISKVWTCICFMFNRQIRAFVQYQPVKYELFPLSPVSRHRLSIVQRKTLVLDLDETLIHSHHNAMPRNTVKPGTPHDFTVKVTIDRHPVRFFVHKRPHVDFFLDVVSQWYDLVIFTASMEIYGAAVADKLDNGRNILRRRYYRQHCTPDFGSYTKDLSAICNDLNKIFIIDNSPGAYRCFPNNAIPIKSWFSDPMDVALLSLLPLLDALRFTNDVRSVLSRNLHLHRLW
- the LOC129946506 gene encoding CTD nuclear envelope phosphatase 1 homolog isoform X2 encodes the protein MLSLLQMKFRAFLVVISKVWTCICFMFNRQIRAYQPVKYELFPLSPVSRHRLSIVQRKTLVLDLDETLIHSHHNAMPRNTVKPGTPHDFTVKVTIDRHPVRFFVHKRPHVDFFLDVVSQWYDLVIFTASMEIYGAAVADKLDNGRNILRRRYYRQHCTPDFGSYTKDLSAICNDLNKIFIIDNSPGAYRCFPNNAIPIKSWFSDPMDVALLSLLPLLDALRFTNDVRSVLSRNLHLHRLW